The Felis catus isolate Fca126 chromosome C2, F.catus_Fca126_mat1.0, whole genome shotgun sequence genomic sequence CCCCCCAAATACCTCTTGACAAATAGGACCTCTCCTACCCCATCAGAAACCACCATTGTGTGATCCTACACCCCCAGTATAAAACTGTACCCCTGGTAGAGTCAAAGGGAAGGGCCACAGGGACCAGGAGACAGTCTGGGCCTCTGGTGTTATCCGAGGTCAGGAGTGAGATCTGGGTAGCCTATGGGCACATGGAGACCTGACAGTCTCAGGGATGATGGTGAGATGCCATAATGGTGGAAACACATGTACACCAAATAGTGGTGTAAAGGTGGCTCTGAGCCGAGGCTGGCCAGAAGCTGGAAATTAGGGTGGTGGTGTTCACAAGCTTCAGCAGAAGTAAAACCATCCCCTGCCAAGAGTGGGGCACCCAAGAACATAAGAGACCTATCTTCTTAGCAGGCCTGTCCATCAGAAGGCCAGTTTGATTGGTCGCTGTCTACAACTCTGGCTCTgcagaaattttccttccatgttTCCATCTGTATAGTCCATATAGTGACCCACCTAGTATATATTAAGAGTTTTGTAGAATACAGGCTGACCAGGACAGAAAACCCTCTGTTCTCACTTAGCACCTTTTATCGAGAAGTTATCTTTTATGGTCACTGGAGTCTTTTATAGGAATGCTGTGAGGTAGTAACAAGATAGGCAATCcccctcattttatagatcaaGAAGTGCTGAAGGTAACACAGTACTCAAGTGAGCATAGCTGAAACATGGTAAAAGCTTGATCAGTTCAGGGCACTGGTCTGTTCCCTAAAGGCCAGAACTGGCCTTCCTCCTACAGGCGTTGGTATGGCTTGTCCTGGACCAACCTCTATATCCACACCCACTCTGCTGCTTTTCACACCAGTGTGGGTTTCAAGTCCTCTTTGAAGTTCACGATAGGCTTTGAGTGGGCCCACAGCTTTTCCCAGGAAGCCAGCCCCCCAGCAGGGTCAGGGTCACTGTCTGATGAGCCACTGTCACTGGAATCAGAGGAGCTCTGGAAGCAGATTTCACAGTAGGGCCGGTGGCAGTGGCAGAAGAACTCATCTGAACTGCTGGACTCAGTGTCAAGGTAGTTGCACGGAGAAGACATGGATGGACGGTCTGGGAATCCCAGGGACAGCAGCTGCCGCTGCTCAGGCACGTCTGGTGAAGCTCTGGATAGGTGTGGGGCGGCAGGACGCTGTGCTTGGTCAGAGCCAGAAGGCTGGTGAGCAAAGGCTGCCTGGCTCCCTCTGGTACCCTGGGGCTCTGTCTGGCTTTGTTTGCTGCCCTCCAGGGTGCCCGGCTTGCCTTGTGGATCTGGGAATAgtgaaggcttcctggaagagggttTTGGTGCCCTGGAACCAGCAGTTTGGGGATCCAGGCAGAGACTGTCCCTATTCTGCACATTGAGCCCACCACGTGCCCCAGATACAGTCCTATTTGCCCGATGCCCCACATATGAGGGTATAGAGCCTGGAAAGTGTGAGCGAGCCCGCAGTGCTGCCCGCCTTCTCCTCACCATGTACGGGCTGAAGCCCAGCTCCTTGGAGAGGGGAATCTTCCGGGGGTTCTTCCAGGGCTGCTGTGTATAagatggggaagaggggagaggagcctCAGGGCCCAGGCCCAGATCTTGCAGGACTTCCTGAAGCTTCTCCCTGATCACTGAATTGACCCTTGACAGCCGCTTTTGGGGCTCCTCTGAGTTCTCCAGCTGCCCTTGTCTCTGGGGAACAGGGCCTTCTCCACCTGGTATGACACTCTGGTGGGGGTTCATGGGTACTTGGTCTCTTCTTTCTGTACCTCGGCTTTGCTCAGGCTGTGGCTTCTGGCTGCAGCCCAAATTTAAATGACCAGAAAAGTCTTTGAAGTTAGAAATTTTTTCCTTCTGCCCTGAGGAGGAGCTGGTGTCTTTCACAGCCCC encodes the following:
- the GPR156 gene encoding probable G-protein coupled receptor 156 isoform X3, whose protein sequence is MEPEINCSELCDSFPGQELDRSPLHNLCRTITSSHYSSKTISSLSPVLLGVVWTFLSCGLLLIVFFLGFTIRCRNNRIVKMSSPNLNIVTLLGSCLTYSSVYLFGIQDQDALAGGSMETLIQIRLSMLCIGTSLVFGPILGKSWRLYKVFTQRVPDKRVLKQWKAFEEENQTIRRMAKYFSTPSKSFHMQYGEEQNCHTRGEKNSMDRLLTEKNAMIESLQEQVNNAKEKLVRLMSAECTFDPPEWAVPPTSSHSKNSLTAASAHSLVAQGPLECLSDSQNDTSIVAQDSQSTSVPSSSVQSLEGAVKDTSSSSGQKEKISNFKDFSGHLNLGCSQKPQPEQSRGTERRDQVPMNPHQSVIPGGEGPVPQRQGQLENSEEPQKRLSRVNSVIREKLQEVLQDLGLGPEAPLPSSPSYTQQPWKNPRKIPLSKELGFSPYMVRRRRAALRARSHFPGSIPSYVGHRANRTVSGARGGLNVQNRDSLCLDPQTAGSRAPKPSSRKPSLFPDPQGKPGTLEGSKQSQTEPQGTRGSQAAFAHQPSGSDQAQRPAAPHLSRASPDVPEQRQLLSLGFPDRPSMSSPCNYLDTESSSSDEFFCHCHRPYCEICFQSSSDSSDSGSSDSDPDPAGGLASWEKLWAHSKPIVNFKEDLKPTLV